Proteins encoded within one genomic window of Deinococcus sp. YIM 134068:
- the rpmG gene encoding 50S ribosomal protein L33, translating to MAKDGPRIIVKMESTAGTGFYYTTTKNRRNTQAKMELRKYDPVAKKHVVFKEKKV from the coding sequence ATGGCGAAGGACGGACCGCGCATCATCGTGAAGATGGAGAGCACCGCAGGCACGGGCTTCTACTACACGACCACCAAGAACCGCCGTAACACGCAGGCCAAGATGGAACTGCGGAAGTATGACCCCGTGGCGAAGAAGCACGTCGTCTTCAAGGAGAAGAAGGTCTGA
- the rplK gene encoding 50S ribosomal protein L11 — MAKKVTGIVKLQLPAGKATPAPPVGPALGQYGANIMGFTKEFNAATADKGDAIIPVEITIYADRSFTFITKTPPMSYLIRKAAGLQKGSATPNKAKVGKLNWDQVLEIARTKMPDLNAGSVEAAANTVAGTARSMGVTIEGAPHA; from the coding sequence ATGGCAAAGAAAGTTACCGGAATCGTGAAGTTGCAACTCCCAGCGGGCAAGGCGACGCCCGCCCCGCCCGTAGGTCCCGCGCTCGGCCAGTACGGCGCGAACATCATGGGCTTCACGAAGGAGTTCAATGCGGCCACCGCCGACAAGGGTGACGCGATCATCCCGGTCGAGATCACCATCTACGCGGACCGCTCCTTCACCTTCATCACGAAGACGCCGCCCATGAGCTACCTGATCCGCAAGGCGGCGGGGCTGCAAAAGGGCAGCGCCACCCCCAACAAGGCGAAGGTCGGCAAGCTGAACTGGGATCAGGTGCTGGAGATCGCCCGGACCAAGATGCCCGACCTGAACGCCGGGAGCGTCGAGGCCGCCGCGAACACCGTGGCGGGCACCGCCCGGAGCATGGGCGTGACCATCGAGGGGGCACCCCATGCCTAA
- the secE gene encoding preprotein translocase subunit SecE — translation MKIIQYLRDSRTELARVTWPTRQGVIEGTQAVLVFVVALTLIVFAMDSLFGAVVQAVLR, via the coding sequence ATGAAGATCATTCAGTATTTGCGGGACTCCCGCACCGAGCTGGCCCGTGTGACGTGGCCGACGCGCCAGGGCGTCATCGAGGGCACGCAGGCCGTGCTGGTCTTCGTCGTGGCGCTGACGCTGATCGTGTTCGCGATGGATTCCCTCTTCGGAGCGGTCGTGCAGGCGGTGTTGCGATGA
- the nusG gene encoding transcription termination/antitermination protein NusG — protein MSIEWYAVHTYVGQEDRVQQHLMERARRLGMHHTKIFQVLQPEEKAVEIQEGGKKVEVRRKLFPGYVFVQMDVEDDDSPGELGESWEVVRGTNGVTGFVGTATRPVPLSPDEVQRLLTSVGVVAQPQQEEAPRVKVNLKPGDMVRVTGGPFADFSGVISEVNAPQAKVKVLVSIFGRETPVELDFAQVAK, from the coding sequence ATGAGCATCGAGTGGTACGCCGTCCACACCTACGTCGGCCAGGAAGACCGCGTGCAGCAGCATCTGATGGAACGCGCCCGGCGGCTGGGAATGCACCACACCAAAATCTTCCAGGTGCTGCAACCCGAGGAAAAGGCCGTCGAGATTCAGGAGGGCGGCAAGAAGGTCGAGGTGCGGCGCAAGCTCTTCCCCGGCTACGTCTTCGTGCAGATGGACGTGGAGGACGACGACTCGCCCGGCGAACTCGGCGAGTCGTGGGAGGTCGTGCGCGGCACGAACGGCGTGACAGGTTTCGTCGGCACGGCGACTCGCCCGGTGCCCCTCTCCCCCGACGAGGTGCAGCGTCTGCTCACCTCCGTGGGCGTGGTGGCACAGCCCCAGCAGGAAGAAGCGCCGCGCGTCAAGGTCAATCTCAAGCCGGGCGACATGGTGCGCGTGACGGGTGGCCCCTTCGCCGACTTCAGCGGCGTCATCAGCGAGGTCAATGCCCCGCAGGCGAAGGTCAAGGTGCTCGTCAGCATCTTTGGCCGCGAGACGCCCGTCGAACTCGACTTCGCGCAGGTCGCCAAGTAG